A single region of the Canis lupus dingo isolate Sandy chromosome 38, ASM325472v2, whole genome shotgun sequence genome encodes:
- the LOC112642864 gene encoding T-cell surface glycoprotein CD1b-like, producing MRLLLLLLWPTALYPGGGGEAAPADLQGPTSYRVIQISSFANSSWAQNQGSGWLGDVQIHGWDADAGRAVFLKPWSKGNFSDEEMVELEEIIQVYLTGFILEVQDHAPEFQMQYPFEIQGVAGCQLHPDRGTESFLRGALGGLDFLSLKNHSCVPAPEGGSRAQRICELILQYEGIRDIAEKLLFETCPRFLLGLLDAGKAELRRPVRPEAWLSAGPSPGPGRLQLVCHVSGFYPKPVWVTWMRGEQEQQGTRRGDVLPHADGTWYLRATLDVAAQEAAGLSCRVKHSSLGGQDMVLHWGNSISIGLISLAVILPVLIFLIGLPFWLWRRWSYQSIS from the exons ATGcggctcctgctgctgctgctgtggcccACGGCTCTGTACCCGGGGGGAGGCGGCGAGGCAG CGCCTGCAGACCTTCAGGGGCCCACCTCGTACCGTGTCATCCAGATCTCGTCCTTTGCCAACAGCAGCTGGGCACAGAACCAGGGCTCGGGGTGGCTGGGCGACGTGCAGATCCACGGCTGGGACGCCGACGCTGGCAGGGCGGTTTTCCTGAAGCCCTGGTCCAAGGGCAACTTCAGTGACGAGGAGATGGTCGAGCTGGAGGAGATCATCCAGGTCTACCTGACCGGGTTCATCCTGGAAGTGCAGGACCACGCCCCGGAGTTCCAGATGCAAT ACCCCTTTGAGATCCAGGGTGTAGCAGGCTGTCAGCTGCACCCCGACAGGGGCACGGAGAGCTTCTTGCGGGGAGCCTTAGGGGGCCTGGACTTCCTGAGCCTCAAGAATCACTCCTGTGTGCCCGCCCCGGAGGGCGGCAGCAGGGCGCAGCGCATCTGTGAGCTCATCCTTCAGTATGAAGGCATCCGGGATATCGCGGAGAAGCTCCTCTTTGAAACCTGCCCTCGGTTTCTCCTGGGCCTCCTCGACGCTGGGAAGGCAGAGCTGAGGAGGCCAG tACGACCCGAGGCCTGGCTGTCCGCTggccccagccccgggcctggCCGGCTGCAGCTGGTGTGCCACGTCTCCGGCTTCTACCCCAAGCCTGTGTGGGTGACGTGGATGCGGGGTGAACAGGAGCAGCAGGGCACCCGGCGAGGCGACGTCCTGCCCCATGCTGACGGCACGTGGTATCTCCGAGCGACCCTGGACGTGGCAGCTCAGGAGGCAGCCGGCCTGTCCTGCCGGGTGAAGCACAGCAGTCTAGGGGGCCAGGACATGGTCCTCCACTGGG GAAACTCCATCTCCATCGGCTTGATATCTTTGGCAGTAATATTGCCCGTCTTGATCTTTCTGATAGGTCTTCCGTTTTGGCTTTGGAGGCGCTg GTCCTATCAGAGTATCTCATGA
- the LOC112642863 gene encoding LOW QUALITY PROTEIN: T-cell surface glycoprotein CD1c-like (The sequence of the model RefSeq protein was modified relative to this genomic sequence to represent the inferred CDS: deleted 1 base in 1 codon) → MLPLECVLLAALLLQGDNAQAIQEHLVFTIIQISSFVNQSWVQHRGSGWLGDMQTHGWDTDSGTIIFLHTWSKGNFSDEELLDLELLFRVYLIGLTREAQEYVSQLHFTYPFEIQVVGGCELRSSDFSKGFLRSAYEGSDFVTFQNMSLVPSPGADSKAQSVCYLINQYEGIKEIVYRLITNTCPRFVLGLFDAAKVDYKRQVRPEAWLSTGPAPGPGRLRLVCHVSGFHPKPVQVTWMRGEQEQQGTQRGDILPHADGTWYLRVTLDVAAREAAGLSCRVKHSSLGGQDIVLYWGHHVPMYLILLAVTVPLVLLIVLALWFRKRCSYQDIP, encoded by the exons ATGCTGCCTCTGGAGTGT GTCCTGCTGGCCGCTCTTCTCCTGCAGGGTGACAATGCGCAAG CCATCCAGGAACACCTCGTGTTCACTATCATCCAGATCTCATCCTTTGTCAATCAGTCCTGGGTGCAGCATCGGGGCTCAGGGTGGCTGGGTGACATGCAGACTCACGGCTGGGACACCGACTCTGGCACCATCATTTTCCTGCACACCTGGTCTAAGGGCAACTTCAGCGACGAGGAACTCCTAGATCTGGAGTTGCTGTTCCGCGTCTACCTCATTGGATTAACCCGGGAGGCCCAAGAATACGTCAGTCAACTGCACTTCACGT aTCCTTTTGAAATACAGGTGGTCGGTGGCTGTGAGCTACGTTCCAGTGACTTTTCAAAAGGCTTCTTGCGGTCAGCTTATGAAGGATCAGATTTTGTGACTTTCCAAAACATGTCCCTGGTGCCATCTCCAGGAGCTGATAGCAAAGCCCAGAGCGTCTGTTATCTCATAAACCAGTACGAAGGCATCAAGGAAATAGTGTACAGGCTCATCACGAACACCTGTCCCCGATTTGTCTTGGGTCTCTTCGATGCAGCAAAGGTGGATTATAAGAGGCAAG TGCGACCCGAGGCCTGGCTGTCCACGGGCCCCGCTCCCGGGCCGGGCCGGCTGCGGCTGGTGTGCCACGTCTCCGGCTTCCACCCCAAGCCTGTGCAGGTGACATGGATGCGGGGcgagcaggagcagcagggcaCCCAGCGAGGCGACATCCTGCCCCATGCTGACGGCACGTGGTATCTCCGAGTGACCCTGGACGTGGCTGCCCGGGAGGCGGCCGGCCTGTCCTGCAGGGTGAAGCACAGCAGTCTAGGGGGCCAGGACATCGTTCTCTACTGGG GACATCACGTCCCCATGTACTTGATCCTGCTGGCCGTGACGGTGCCCCTAGTGCTTCTCATAGTCCTTGCCTTGTGGTTTCGGAAGCGCTG CTCCTATCAGGACATCCCGTGA